Proteins co-encoded in one Garra rufa chromosome 21, GarRuf1.0, whole genome shotgun sequence genomic window:
- the LOC141296148 gene encoding dual specificity protein phosphatase 23-like — MASAQPPNFSWVDPGKVAGLAMPRMTAHYQYLLNNGIKHLVTLSERNPPYHDTCPDLTLHHIRIHDFCAPTFDQINRFLSIVDEANAKGQAVAVHCLHGFGRTGTMLACYLVKSRKMTGIDAINEIRSIRRGSIETREQEQMVVQFYQQNKV, encoded by the exons ATGGCTTCGGCACAACCTCCAAACTTCTCCTGGGTGGATCCTGGTAAGGTTGCAGGCCTGGCAATGCCCCGAATGACAGCCCACTATCAGTACCTGCTGAACAACGGAATCAAGCATCTGGTGACCCTGAGTGAGCGCAATCCTCCTTACCACGACACCTGTCCAGACCTGACCCTTCATCACATCAGGATTCACGACTTCTGCGCTCCAACGTTTGATCAGATCAACAGATTCCTGTCCATAGTGGACGAGGCTAATGCAAAAGGACAG GCTGTTGCGGTGCACTGTTTGCATGGTTTCGGGCGGACGGGGACGATGCTCGCCTGTTACCTGGTGAAGAGCAGGAAAATGACCGGAATCGATGCCATTAATGAGATCAGAAGCATACGCCGAGGGTCCATTGAAACCAGAGAACAAGAACAAATGGTGGTGCAGTTTTATCAGCAAAATAAAGTGTGa